The following proteins are co-located in the Microcystis wesenbergii NRERC-220 genome:
- a CDS encoding HEPN domain-containing protein: MIDEFEREGYWWLPEHPEKRVIGKLSHKLNQRLVLNIDDTFNTLAPLLSWFPDGLKPQVTLIYGKLIDGKFVSLFNCDIEETTTGENLVNLQVNPEMLLYNIYFQNNYLLNKEDLNKFQKLRVDFSSLNEWVKISPLDMKSEISSTGEIKQVKVTYEQLPNIKLGVIKELELSIYFVPIFNLSSTESADIKYIIGLEIVNKNSSSLEDCKNLVIQFRDFLSFATYSSNQIVSVHARHDKNDSQYPDKMTPIEIIWNERKLSKNSDYVHHRSKMLLTYDNVKDDLEKIFQNWIDKREKFKIVFQELLINIYNPELYLEYKFLNIVQALEIYHKQTQKGKHKIEYMSQDSYQNGIYQKLREVIQNYPMEEDFKRFLDGKVKYLFKVEKNLKDRLRDIIDNISYLFVDNNDDTKQSFADTFNSQDDSLFSRITQDQNELDKFLKRVVYIRNNLIVHPDKEIKIKNQELYDLLCTVTLILQTCLLIEIEVSNNTIKAIIKNRMRNQNEWLGEDKYN, encoded by the coding sequence ATGATTGACGAATTTGAAAGAGAAGGTTACTGGTGGCTCCCTGAACACCCAGAAAAACGAGTAATTGGTAAACTTTCCCATAAACTTAATCAACGTTTAGTTTTAAATATTGATGATACTTTCAACACTTTAGCCCCGCTATTGTCCTGGTTTCCTGATGGATTAAAACCACAAGTAACCCTGATTTATGGAAAACTTATCGATGGGAAATTTGTCAGCCTTTTTAACTGTGATATCGAGGAAACAACAACAGGAGAAAATCTGGTGAATTTGCAAGTAAATCCCGAAATGCTTTTGTATAATATATATTTTCAGAACAATTATCTTTTAAATAAGGAAGACTTGAACAAATTTCAAAAATTAAGAGTTGATTTTTCTTCTTTAAATGAATGGGTAAAAATTAGTCCTTTAGATATGAAAAGTGAAATTTCATCCACTGGAGAAATTAAGCAAGTCAAGGTTACTTACGAACAATTGCCAAATATTAAGCTAGGAGTAATCAAAGAACTGGAACTGAGTATCTATTTTGTCCCGATTTTTAATCTTAGCTCCACTGAAAGTGCTGATATTAAATATATAATTGGTCTTGAGATTGTCAATAAAAACTCAAGCAGTTTAGAAGATTGTAAAAACTTAGTTATCCAATTTCGTGATTTTCTTAGCTTTGCTACTTATTCTTCTAATCAAATTGTTTCAGTTCACGCTAGACATGATAAAAATGATAGCCAATACCCAGATAAAATGACTCCGATTGAAATTATATGGAATGAAAGAAAACTGTCAAAAAATTCCGATTATGTCCATCATCGGTCAAAAATGCTGTTAACTTATGATAATGTTAAAGATGATTTGGAAAAAATTTTTCAAAACTGGATAGATAAGCGAGAGAAATTTAAAATTGTCTTTCAGGAACTATTAATAAATATTTATAATCCAGAATTGTATCTGGAATATAAATTTCTGAATATTGTGCAAGCGTTGGAGATATATCATAAACAAACTCAAAAAGGAAAACATAAAATCGAATATATGTCTCAAGATAGTTATCAAAATGGCATTTATCAAAAACTTCGCGAAGTTATTCAAAATTATCCTATGGAAGAAGATTTCAAAAGGTTTTTAGATGGGAAAGTTAAATACTTGTTTAAAGTTGAGAAGAATCTAAAGGATAGACTGAGAGATATTATAGATAATATTTCCTATTTGTTCGTTGACAACAATGACGACACTAAACAAAGCTTTGCTGATACTTTCAACTCACAAGATGATAGTTTATTCTCTAGGATAACCCAAGATCAAAATGAGTTAGATAAATTTCTTAAGCGAGTAGTTTATATTAGAAATAACTTAATAGTTCACCCAGACAAGGAAATCAAAATAAAAAATCAAGAACTCTATGATCTTTTGTGTACCGTAACTTTAATATTACAAACTTGTTTACTGATAGAAATCGAAGTTTCAAACAACACCATTAAAGCTATTATTAAAAATAGAATGCGGAACCAAAATGAATGGCTTGGAGAGGATAAGTATAATTAA
- a CDS encoding FeoA family protein: MDDKIRPNEPEDPEKSPNKAQFSPWGGTEAASERTSSMDTDLTATYPLAQVEMGKTVWLVGFQGTGGINRLLGMGLNPGIQLQVISSQPRGSVLIGIQDNRIGIGAEMAEKILVSDIQPKKLEPKKDLPEVRTFLREIPIGKAGKVVGYDRALRGYKGKLLSMGLTPGTEFTVIRVAPLGDPVEIRVRGFHLSLRKQEADTLIVEEIDPESKI; the protein is encoded by the coding sequence ATGGACGATAAAATTAGACCTAATGAACCAGAAGACCCAGAAAAATCGCCAAATAAAGCCCAATTTTCTCCTTGGGGTGGTACAGAGGCAGCCTCAGAACGTACTAGCTCCATGGATACTGATCTAACAGCCACCTATCCCCTCGCACAAGTGGAAATGGGAAAAACCGTCTGGTTAGTGGGATTTCAGGGGACAGGAGGAATCAATCGACTCCTAGGTATGGGATTAAACCCCGGCATTCAATTACAGGTAATTAGCTCCCAACCGAGGGGATCGGTTTTAATTGGCATTCAAGACAATCGTATCGGTATCGGGGCGGAAATGGCCGAAAAAATCCTCGTTAGTGACATTCAACCGAAAAAACTGGAACCCAAAAAAGACCTACCTGAAGTAAGAACATTTCTGCGGGAGATACCCATAGGAAAAGCGGGTAAAGTTGTCGGTTATGACCGAGCATTGCGCGGATACAAAGGAAAATTGTTATCAATGGGATTAACTCCGGGGACAGAGTTTACCGTTATTCGCGTCGCACCTTTGGGGGATCCCGTCGAGATTCGAGTGCGGGGATTTCATCTCAGTCTGCGTAAACAGGAGGCAGACACTTTAATCGTCGAAGAAATAGACCCAGAAAGCAAAATTTAA
- the feoB gene encoding Fe(2+) transporter permease subunit FeoB produces the protein MVKPIIALIGNPNCGKTTLFNALTGANQRTGNWPGVTVDRKEGRFQVNGEDITLVDLPGVYSLDVEEGETGMDELVARDYLLSGEADLVINIVDAANLERNLYLTTQIMEMRLPMLIALNMMDVAKTRGIVVNPQLLSARMDAIVVAISAVKGEGIGELKQKIGELVGNINHTAAYVAYPAVIEEALNEIVAYINDHSSKRIVEPRWTALNLLQYEDRIAPELRSQELLSIIVKHRRQIHQVLGEDLDILIADTRYGFIQQVTQGATQRTGQINDTMSDRLDRIVLDRWLGIPIFLGVMYLMFLFTINVSAAFIDFFDLTAQTIFVDGLSQVLQKIHTPGWLIALLADGAGGGVQTVATFIPVIGFMFLFLSILEDSGYMARAAFVMDRLMRLVGLPGKSFVPMLVGFGCSVPAIMATRTLENSRDRLMTIMMNPFMSCGARLPVYALFAAAFFPIGGQNIVFGLYILGILAAILTGLVMKKTLLKGEVSHFIMELPPYHLPRLKGVLIRTWERLQAFLWKAGRVIVLMVMILGLLNSLSFDGSFGNQDSERSVLSATSKAVTPIFSPMGLEPENWPATVGIFTGVFAKEAMVGTLNSIYSQLAGEDNPNKGAAAEKFDFWRQIHRAIATIPANLAQLPNQLLDPLGLNIGDLQDQKTAAEKQEVDLGIFGAMVKRFDGQAGAFAYLLFVLLYFPCVSATSAVYRETNAGWTAFIAFWTTGMAYIVATSFYQIATFSRHPGFSLFWIVLMGLTVVGVLFTLKNLRPRKINRPAI, from the coding sequence ATGGTCAAACCCATTATCGCCTTAATTGGCAATCCTAACTGTGGCAAAACTACCCTTTTTAATGCTCTCACAGGGGCCAATCAACGCACCGGCAACTGGCCGGGAGTAACAGTCGATCGCAAAGAGGGAAGATTTCAAGTTAACGGGGAAGATATCACCCTTGTGGATTTACCCGGAGTCTATTCCCTCGATGTAGAAGAAGGGGAGACAGGAATGGATGAATTAGTCGCTAGGGACTATCTGCTGTCAGGAGAAGCGGATTTAGTGATTAATATCGTCGATGCTGCCAATTTAGAGCGTAATCTCTACCTTACTACCCAAATCATGGAGATGCGTTTACCGATGTTGATTGCCCTGAATATGATGGATGTGGCTAAAACTAGGGGTATTGTGGTTAATCCGCAACTCTTAAGCGCTCGCATGGATGCAATTGTCGTGGCGATTAGTGCGGTTAAAGGGGAGGGAATCGGAGAATTAAAGCAAAAAATTGGGGAATTAGTTGGTAATATTAACCATACTGCCGCTTATGTGGCTTATCCTGCGGTAATTGAGGAAGCTCTTAACGAGATTGTTGCCTACATTAACGACCATAGCAGTAAAAGGATCGTTGAGCCAAGATGGACCGCTTTAAATCTACTGCAATACGAGGATCGCATCGCCCCAGAATTGCGCTCCCAGGAACTATTAAGCATTATCGTCAAGCATAGACGACAAATACACCAAGTTTTAGGGGAAGACCTTGATATTTTAATTGCTGATACTCGTTATGGCTTTATTCAACAAGTTACTCAGGGAGCCACTCAACGGACTGGACAAATAAATGATACCATGTCTGATCGCCTCGATCGGATTGTTCTCGATCGCTGGTTAGGAATTCCGATATTTTTGGGCGTAATGTACCTAATGTTCTTGTTTACCATCAATGTTAGTGCTGCCTTTATCGATTTCTTCGATTTAACTGCCCAGACTATCTTTGTCGATGGTTTGTCCCAAGTTTTACAAAAAATCCATACCCCCGGTTGGCTAATTGCTCTGCTCGCTGATGGAGCGGGGGGAGGTGTGCAAACCGTCGCCACTTTTATCCCCGTAATTGGCTTTATGTTCCTCTTTTTGTCAATTTTAGAGGATTCCGGCTATATGGCCCGGGCAGCCTTCGTCATGGACCGATTGATGCGTTTGGTGGGATTGCCGGGTAAATCCTTTGTCCCCATGCTAGTGGGATTTGGTTGCAGTGTACCGGCAATTATGGCCACCAGAACCCTAGAAAATTCTCGCGATCGTTTAATGACGATTATGATGAACCCTTTTATGTCCTGTGGGGCCAGATTACCTGTTTATGCCCTATTTGCGGCGGCTTTTTTCCCCATAGGTGGTCAAAATATCGTTTTTGGTCTTTATATCTTAGGAATTCTCGCCGCTATTTTGACGGGATTAGTGATGAAAAAAACCCTACTCAAGGGAGAAGTCAGTCACTTTATTATGGAATTGCCTCCCTATCATCTACCGCGTCTGAAAGGGGTTTTAATTCGCACTTGGGAACGTCTGCAAGCGTTTTTATGGAAAGCTGGACGAGTTATCGTTTTAATGGTGATGATTTTGGGACTACTCAACTCCCTCAGTTTTGATGGTTCTTTTGGTAATCAAGACAGCGAGCGCTCGGTTTTAAGTGCTACCAGTAAAGCTGTAACTCCTATTTTCTCACCCATGGGACTAGAACCGGAAAATTGGCCGGCAACAGTGGGAATTTTTACGGGAGTTTTTGCCAAAGAAGCAATGGTAGGGACATTAAACTCGATTTACAGCCAACTAGCAGGGGAAGATAACCCGAATAAGGGGGCAGCGGCGGAAAAATTCGACTTTTGGCGGCAAATTCACCGAGCTATTGCCACTATTCCCGCCAATTTAGCGCAATTACCCAATCAATTACTTGATCCCTTGGGTTTAAATATTGGTGATCTGCAAGATCAAAAAACGGCTGCCGAGAAGCAAGAAGTAGATTTAGGAATCTTTGGCGCAATGGTGAAAAGATTTGATGGTCAAGCGGGTGCTTTTGCCTATCTCTTGTTTGTTCTGCTCTATTTTCCCTGTGTTTCGGCCACATCGGCAGTATATCGCGAAACTAATGCCGGTTGGACTGCTTTTATTGCCTTCTGGACCACAGGAATGGCCTATATTGTTGCCACTTCCTTCTATCAAATCGCTACTTTTTCTCGACATCCGGGATTTTCTCTCTTTTGGATAGTCTTGATGGGTTTAACCGTAGTCGGGGTTTTATTCACCTTAAAAAATCTCCGTCCCCGAAAAATCAACCGTCCGGCAATTTAA
- a CDS encoding FeoC-like transcriptional regulator — protein sequence MILTDIQAYLAKNQKASLADLSTHFRMSADALSPMLDRLLKKGRIRLISLEKCGGCSRCSPESMAFYEWIEGNSTGTNR from the coding sequence ATGATTTTAACCGATATACAGGCTTATCTTGCCAAAAATCAGAAAGCATCTCTGGCTGACTTATCTACACACTTTCGGATGTCGGCGGATGCCTTAAGTCCTATGCTCGATCGCTTGCTGAAAAAAGGGCGAATTCGCCTGATTTCCCTAGAAAAATGCGGAGGATGCAGCCGTTGTTCCCCAGAATCTATGGCTTTTTACGAATGGATTGAGGGCAATTCCACAGGGACAAACAGATAA
- a CDS encoding methyltransferase domain-containing protein, with product MNILLLTSSLGLLLAIAIVVYFVSSRKYQSSDSVANSYDQWTEDGILEYYWGEHIHLGHYGSPPEKKDFLQAKADFVAEMVSWGGLDKLPAGATLLDVGCGIGGSSRILARDYGFAVTGVTISPKQVARAKELTPPDVNARFLVDDAMALSFPDESFDVVWSIEAGPHMPDKAVFAQELLRVLKPGGVLVVADWNQRDDRQKPLNFWESPVMRQLLDQWSHPAFASIEGFAEQLAATGLVDGEVVTADWTKATLPSWIDTIWQGVIRPQGWWQFGLTGLLKSVREVPTILLMRLAFGTGLCRFGMFRAVRAQSHLQASQQESLTSVI from the coding sequence ATGAATATACTTTTGCTGACATCATCTTTAGGTTTACTCCTAGCGATCGCTATCGTCGTCTATTTTGTTTCCTCTCGCAAGTACCAATCGTCGGACTCGGTGGCCAACTCCTACGACCAATGGACCGAAGACGGGATTTTAGAATATTATTGGGGGGAACACATCCATTTAGGTCACTACGGTTCCCCACCAGAAAAAAAAGACTTTTTACAGGCAAAAGCCGACTTTGTGGCGGAAATGGTCTCTTGGGGAGGTTTGGATAAACTACCCGCCGGTGCAACTCTCCTCGATGTCGGTTGTGGTATTGGTGGCAGCAGTCGCATTCTGGCCCGCGACTACGGATTTGCCGTTACCGGTGTCACCATTAGTCCCAAACAAGTGGCACGGGCCAAAGAACTAACACCCCCAGATGTAAATGCTCGCTTTTTGGTCGATGATGCCATGGCCCTTTCTTTTCCCGACGAGAGTTTTGATGTGGTCTGGTCAATCGAAGCCGGTCCCCATATGCCGGACAAAGCCGTTTTTGCTCAGGAATTACTGCGAGTTCTTAAGCCGGGGGGAGTCCTGGTGGTAGCAGACTGGAATCAGCGAGATGACCGTCAAAAACCGCTTAATTTCTGGGAAAGTCCTGTAATGCGCCAACTTTTGGATCAGTGGTCCCACCCCGCTTTTGCCAGTATCGAAGGTTTTGCCGAACAGTTAGCGGCCACAGGATTGGTAGATGGGGAAGTGGTGACTGCTGACTGGACAAAAGCCACTCTACCCTCTTGGATTGATACCATTTGGCAGGGGGTGATTCGTCCCCAAGGTTGGTGGCAATTTGGTCTAACTGGGTTGCTTAAATCCGTCCGAGAAGTGCCGACAATTCTGCTGATGCGTTTGGCCTTTGGCACGGGTTTATGTCGTTTTGGGATGTTCCGCGCTGTTCGCGCTCAATCCCATCTGCAAGCAAGTCAGCAAGAGTCTCTTACCTCAGTTATCTAG
- a CDS encoding metallophosphoesterase family protein translates to MWAILSGIQGNLPAYQAVLEDIQQRSVTVENLYILGDFIGVNPDSEMLVEQIRYPTKNNLYPQVCRGWWEEQCLILHSLGATGEPTELIHKHGIDSTKQLWDAVSLETVQWLRNLDFGFVELDCLLIHGSSVSVSEELTPDTPPWQILDRLQRVGVNNLFCGRAGQVFDYSLQSANLTSTVTTLDKRQPSQTLTIQDKRLIGVGSVGKELNKAVYTLYNPSNNCVEFRTVPY, encoded by the coding sequence ATGTGGGCAATTTTAAGCGGTATTCAAGGCAATTTACCAGCCTATCAAGCGGTCTTGGAAGATATTCAGCAACGGTCAGTTACTGTAGAAAATTTATATATTTTAGGAGATTTTATCGGTGTTAATCCCGATAGTGAAATGCTAGTAGAACAAATACGTTATCCCACTAAAAATAACTTATATCCGCAGGTTTGTCGGGGATGGTGGGAAGAACAATGTCTAATTTTACACAGTTTAGGAGCAACAGGAGAACCGACGGAATTAATCCATAAACATGGAATTGATAGCACTAAACAACTCTGGGACGCAGTTTCTTTAGAAACGGTGCAATGGTTACGAAATCTCGATTTTGGTTTTGTCGAGTTGGATTGTTTATTAATTCATGGCAGTAGTGTCAGTGTTAGTGAAGAATTAACCCCCGATACTCCCCCATGGCAAATTTTAGATCGACTGCAACGGGTGGGAGTTAATAATCTATTTTGTGGTCGTGCAGGACAAGTTTTTGATTATTCTTTACAGTCCGCTAATTTAACTAGCACTGTTACTACTTTAGATAAACGGCAACCAAGTCAAACTTTGACGATTCAAGATAAGCGTTTAATTGGGGTTGGTAGCGTTGGTAAAGAATTAAATAAAGCAGTTTACACTCTCTATAATCCTAGTAATAATTGCGTGGAGTTTAGAACCGTACCTTATTAA
- a CDS encoding metallophosphoesterase family protein, with translation MKIAVLSCIHGNMPAFNAVLRDLDQQGCQEIYCLGDLVGYGPHPNQVVEKIRQLGITTVQGCWDEDIVEGLNACECSYPSLLAEKRGRLAHEWTNQIITPENRNYLSKLPEIFKLDHLCFVHGSPQSNHEYLLAEMDAFTALERVLSVDTEVLFCGHTHIPYIRTLDAGSLQIKVYQPDGEQSRQFTTPVKRIINVGSVGEPRHGRPNATYVIYDRETAAVQLREVAYNYQETCQAILASGLPPIFAWRLAKGLEYAEKADDPTHVCER, from the coding sequence ATGAAAATAGCCGTTTTATCCTGTATTCATGGCAATATGCCCGCTTTTAATGCTGTTTTGCGAGATTTAGACCAACAGGGTTGTCAAGAAATCTACTGTTTAGGGGATTTAGTTGGGTATGGACCCCATCCTAACCAAGTGGTGGAAAAAATCCGTCAACTGGGGATTACCACGGTACAAGGGTGTTGGGATGAGGATATCGTTGAGGGATTAAATGCCTGTGAGTGCAGTTATCCGTCGCTTTTAGCAGAAAAACGCGGGAGATTAGCTCACGAGTGGACAAATCAAATAATCACCCCAGAAAACCGTAATTATTTGTCAAAACTGCCCGAAATTTTTAAGCTAGATCACCTCTGTTTTGTTCATGGTAGTCCCCAAAGTAACCATGAGTACCTTTTAGCCGAAATGGACGCTTTTACGGCTTTAGAACGGGTTTTATCGGTAGATACAGAGGTTTTATTCTGTGGACATACCCATATCCCCTACATTCGCACTCTCGACGCGGGAAGCTTGCAAATAAAAGTGTATCAACCCGATGGGGAACAGTCGCGGCAATTTACCACACCGGTTAAACGTATCATCAACGTGGGATCGGTGGGAGAACCGCGTCACGGTCGTCCAAATGCCACCTATGTGATTTACGATCGAGAAACGGCAGCGGTACAACTGCGAGAAGTGGCCTATAACTATCAGGAAACCTGTCAGGCTATTTTAGCATCGGGTTTACCTCCTATTTTCGCTTGGCGATTGGCTAAGGGTCTAGAATATGCGGAAAAAGCCGATGATCCGACTCATGTTTGCGAACGTTAA
- a CDS encoding CobW family GTP-binding protein yields MSSLIIPLSDSLPCLPKSGMPVTIITGFLGSGKTTLLNHILDNKEGLKVAVLVNEFGDINIDSQLLVSIDEDMVELSNGCICCTINDSLIETVYQVLEKEIPVDYLIIETTGLADPLPIILTFLATELKYLTRLDSIITLVDSENFTADHFDSNIALSQIRYGDVVILNKIDRVSPKKLDDLEKFIRREKEGIRLLKSSYGQVPLGLLLDLGLTKEELYKVQLRDFQKNRPISSDNQSPEDFNFVSFVSDKPFNLDKFEPFLTEKMPINVFRAKGILWFQQSDLKHIFQLSGPRYDLQAVEWDTSPNNQLVFIGRNLNKEEILTQLNECLASSQKIKKHKL; encoded by the coding sequence ATGAGTTCTTTGATAATTCCTCTCTCCGATTCCCTCCCTTGCTTGCCTAAATCGGGAATGCCTGTGACGATTATTACTGGTTTTTTAGGGAGTGGAAAAACCACCTTACTAAATCATATTCTTGACAATAAAGAAGGGTTAAAAGTTGCCGTGTTAGTCAATGAGTTTGGGGATATTAATATTGATTCTCAATTGCTTGTCTCCATCGATGAAGATATGGTAGAATTGAGTAATGGCTGTATTTGTTGTACGATTAATGATAGTTTAATTGAGACAGTCTATCAGGTCTTAGAAAAAGAAATACCCGTGGACTATCTAATTATTGAAACCACAGGATTAGCAGATCCTTTGCCAATTATCCTCACTTTCCTAGCCACGGAATTAAAATATCTGACTCGCTTAGATTCTATTATTACCCTCGTGGATTCTGAAAACTTTACTGCCGATCATTTTGATAGTAATATTGCCCTTAGTCAAATTCGTTATGGTGACGTGGTAATTCTCAATAAAATAGATCGAGTCAGTCCCAAGAAATTAGATGATTTAGAAAAGTTTATTCGTCGAGAAAAAGAGGGTATAAGACTCCTAAAAAGTAGTTATGGTCAGGTTCCTTTGGGTTTATTGTTAGACCTAGGTTTAACTAAAGAAGAATTGTATAAAGTCCAGTTGAGAGACTTTCAAAAAAATCGCCCAATCTCCAGTGATAATCAATCTCCTGAAGACTTTAATTTTGTCTCCTTTGTTAGCGATAAACCATTTAATCTAGATAAATTTGAACCTTTTCTCACGGAAAAAATGCCGATAAATGTTTTTCGAGCAAAAGGGATTCTCTGGTTTCAACAAAGCGATTTAAAACATATTTTTCAATTGAGCGGCCCTCGTTACGATCTGCAAGCGGTAGAATGGGATACATCTCCTAATAATCAGTTAGTTTTTATCGGCAGAAATTTAAATAAAGAGGAAATCTTGACACAACTAAACGAATGCTTGGCTAGTTCTCAAAAAATTAAAAAGCACAAACTATGA
- the thrS gene encoding threonine--tRNA ligase, whose product MVNQIKYPLAESPVIEEDSQKIVKIRHTCAHILAMAVQTLFPETKVAIGPWTETGFYYDFDRPTPFTPEDLEKIAAEMGRIIGQNLPIIREVLERSEIAAEIERLNQPYKKLILERIPPDETITRYFIGSPDAGRSDREPSLIDGAVSPPEEFWWDLCAGPHLNSTGEINPDAFALESVAGAYWQGDEKQPQLQRIYGTAWQTPAELQNYLQQKEEAQRRDHRKLGQQLKLFSIQEDAGGGLVFWHPRGATMRYLIEDYWRQAHLEAGYQFLYTPHLANLDLWKTSGHWDFYRDNMFEAIELEQQSYQIKPMNCPFHVLTYQNDLHSYREFPLRWAELGTVYRYERSGVLHGLMRVRGFTQDDAHIFCLPEQIAAEILGVLNLTEKILSDFGFTNYQINLSTRPSKSVGSDSVWELATAALIEALNAKKWDYIEDQGGGAFYGPKIDIKIQDAIGRMWQCSTIQVDFNLPERFDMQYVARDGTRERPIMIHRAIFGSLERFFGILIENYAGDFPLWLAPIQVRLLPVSDEQHHYALEVAMQLKQAGYRVEIDKSGDRLGKQIRTGELEKIPVLAVIGKREVSSKTLSVRTRQGGDLGSMTLADLLEKMQTAILSKINL is encoded by the coding sequence ATGGTCAATCAGATTAAGTACCCCCTAGCAGAAAGCCCCGTTATCGAAGAAGATTCGCAAAAAATCGTAAAAATACGCCATACTTGCGCCCATATCTTAGCGATGGCTGTACAAACTCTCTTTCCTGAAACCAAAGTCGCTATTGGTCCCTGGACAGAAACGGGATTCTACTACGATTTCGATCGCCCAACACCCTTTACCCCCGAAGATTTGGAGAAAATAGCGGCAGAAATGGGGCGAATTATCGGGCAAAACCTGCCAATTATCCGAGAAGTGCTGGAAAGAAGCGAAATTGCCGCAGAAATCGAGCGCCTTAATCAACCCTACAAAAAGTTAATTTTAGAGAGAATTCCCCCAGATGAAACCATTACCCGTTATTTTATCGGTAGTCCAGACGCAGGACGGAGCGATCGAGAACCCTCGTTAATTGATGGTGCTGTTTCTCCCCCGGAAGAATTTTGGTGGGATCTGTGCGCGGGACCCCATCTCAACTCGACGGGGGAAATTAACCCCGATGCTTTCGCCTTGGAAAGTGTAGCGGGTGCTTATTGGCAAGGAGATGAAAAACAGCCGCAATTACAGCGAATTTACGGCACAGCTTGGCAAACCCCCGCAGAATTACAAAATTATCTCCAACAAAAAGAAGAAGCGCAGCGACGAGATCATCGCAAATTGGGACAACAATTAAAATTATTTAGCATCCAAGAAGATGCAGGTGGAGGCTTAGTTTTTTGGCATCCCCGGGGTGCAACAATGCGTTATTTAATCGAAGATTATTGGCGCCAAGCTCATTTAGAAGCCGGTTATCAATTTCTTTATACTCCCCATCTAGCTAATTTAGATTTGTGGAAAACTTCCGGACATTGGGACTTTTATCGCGACAATATGTTTGAGGCGATCGAGTTAGAACAGCAAAGCTATCAAATTAAGCCGATGAATTGTCCTTTTCATGTTTTAACCTATCAAAATGACCTGCATTCCTATCGAGAATTTCCCCTAAGATGGGCAGAATTAGGCACAGTTTATCGTTACGAGCGCTCGGGGGTTTTACACGGATTAATGCGGGTGCGAGGTTTTACCCAAGATGATGCTCATATTTTCTGTTTACCCGAACAAATTGCCGCAGAGATTCTAGGAGTTTTGAACTTAACCGAGAAAATTCTCTCCGATTTTGGCTTTACTAATTATCAGATAAATTTATCGACTCGCCCCAGTAAATCCGTGGGTAGCGATAGTGTTTGGGAATTGGCAACGGCGGCTCTAATTGAGGCCTTAAATGCTAAAAAGTGGGATTATATTGAGGATCAGGGAGGTGGGGCTTTTTATGGTCCCAAAATTGATATAAAAATTCAAGATGCGATCGGTAGAATGTGGCAATGTTCCACGATTCAGGTCGATTTTAACTTGCCAGAACGCTTTGATATGCAATATGTCGCTAGGGATGGTACTCGGGAAAGACCGATTATGATTCATCGAGCTATTTTTGGCTCTTTGGAAAGATTTTTTGGTATTTTAATCGAGAATTATGCGGGAGATTTTCCTCTCTGGTTAGCACCTATTCAAGTCCGTTTATTACCCGTTAGTGATGAACAGCATCATTATGCTTTAGAGGTAGCAATGCAGTTAAAACAAGCTGGTTATCGAGTGGAAATCGATAAAAGTGGTGATCGTTTAGGTAAACAAATTCGTACAGGAGAACTAGAAAAAATCCCTGTCTTAGCTGTGATTGGAAAACGAGAAGTTAGCAGTAAAACTCTAAGTGTTCGCACTCGACAAGGGGGTGATTTAGGTTCGATGACGCTGGCAGATTTATTAGAAAAAATGCAAACAGCGATCCTATCTAAAATTAATCTCTGA